A genome region from Planctomycetaceae bacterium includes the following:
- a CDS encoding sigma-70 family RNA polymerase sigma factor — MARKTTQARDEMEANVNYDDEDLYSRVKALLGNWPLKLVLNMRLTPETDAEDLLHGFWVKARKHLRKCETEKDLRGKAFEWLKQFAIGLWRTKYRAYGGARNARGFGDDPDSGPDARIAQGPDPADLAGRGADKAFYQAKFFMALVEGMDKAGTKKDQELLRLIFDGKKTQEEVAKEMNIRRETVNRRRRRAIEVLYDHILKAYPDLSGRAPGLNTVATLQKWMRTYLGSGEL, encoded by the coding sequence ATGGCTCGCAAGACGACGCAAGCCCGAGACGAGATGGAGGCGAATGTCAATTACGATGACGAGGACCTCTATTCCAGAGTGAAGGCCCTTCTCGGAAACTGGCCCCTCAAACTTGTCTTGAACATGCGACTGACGCCAGAAACAGATGCGGAAGACCTGCTACACGGTTTCTGGGTGAAGGCCAGAAAACACCTTCGAAAGTGCGAGACGGAGAAGGATCTTCGTGGCAAGGCTTTTGAGTGGCTCAAACAGTTCGCGATAGGCCTATGGCGCACGAAGTACAGGGCATACGGCGGTGCCCGAAACGCCAGGGGGTTTGGTGATGATCCCGACAGTGGCCCCGACGCGCGCATCGCCCAAGGGCCGGACCCCGCCGATCTCGCCGGGCGTGGCGCAGACAAGGCTTTTTACCAAGCGAAGTTCTTCATGGCCCTGGTGGAGGGCATGGATAAGGCTGGCACGAAGAAGGATCAGGAACTGCTCCGGCTGATATTTGACGGGAAAAAAACGCAAGAGGAAGTGGCCAAGGAGATGAATATCAGAAGAGAAACCGTGAATCGTCGTCGTCGTCGGGCCATCGAAGTACTTTATGACCACATTCTCAAGGCATATCCCGACCTCAGTGGTCGCGCTCCGGGCCTGAATACTGTTGCGACCCTCCAGAAATGGATGCGCACGTATTTGGGAAGCGGGGAGCTTTGA